The Vibrio kanaloae genome has a window encoding:
- a CDS encoding YceI family protein has translation MKKRIPTLGLFCILISAPSFSETGYTLDPKLSNVTFATIKKQFVVEPASIKPLSGGLTKDGQFSILLDLKTVNTGVSIRDQRLNELYFESMTFPEVEISGKVDPSMLSGNPKNTTIETEVTLHGVTKTIDFPVMVVPSEGFVMVNSTSTIIVNGADFGISTENLNKLSATVGGLAISDKVPLNFNLLFDR, from the coding sequence ATGAAAAAACGAATACCTACGCTCGGTCTTTTTTGCATTCTCATTTCTGCGCCATCTTTTTCAGAAACGGGCTACACGTTAGATCCGAAGTTATCGAACGTTACATTCGCGACCATTAAGAAGCAGTTTGTTGTCGAGCCCGCATCCATAAAACCTCTATCGGGCGGGCTTACAAAAGATGGTCAGTTTTCCATTTTATTAGATTTGAAGACCGTCAACACCGGAGTCTCGATTCGCGACCAGCGACTGAATGAGCTCTACTTTGAATCGATGACTTTCCCTGAAGTGGAGATTTCAGGAAAGGTTGACCCTTCAATGCTATCTGGCAACCCGAAAAATACGACCATCGAAACTGAAGTCACCTTACACGGCGTAACCAAAACCATCGACTTCCCGGTTATGGTTGTTCCGTCTGAAGGTTTTGTTATGGTCAATTCAACATCAACCATCATCGTCAATGGCGCTGATTTTGGGATATCGACTGAGAACCTAAACAAGCTTTCAGCAACTGTCGGCGGGCTAGCGATTTCTGACAAGGTTCCGCTAAACTTCAATCTACTCTTCGATAGATAA
- a CDS encoding type 1 glutamine amidotransferase: MHIHFIIHEHFEAPGAYETWAQTHGYAISYSRVYLGDSLPTSIEDIDLLIVMGGPQNPQTSLKQCHYFDADAEQALISKAINARKSVLGVCLGSQLIGESLGATYQQSPEREIGKFPITLTQEGLTHPLFAHFDKELKVGHWHNDMPGLTPVAKVIAYSQGCPRQIVAYSDLVFGFQCHMELTKALVTDLIDNDDLSNSKEHRFVEDAEVLLNHDYDEMNQKLMTFLDKLTDYYQLNPPSVQL, from the coding sequence ATGCATATACACTTCATTATCCATGAACATTTTGAGGCTCCGGGGGCATACGAGACTTGGGCCCAAACACATGGTTACGCGATTAGTTATTCTCGTGTATACCTCGGTGACTCCCTTCCAACTAGTATTGAGGACATTGACTTGTTAATTGTGATGGGAGGACCACAGAACCCACAAACCAGCCTAAAGCAGTGTCATTATTTCGATGCTGACGCAGAACAAGCTCTGATATCAAAAGCAATTAATGCCCGAAAATCAGTATTAGGGGTTTGCTTAGGCTCTCAATTGATAGGTGAGTCGTTAGGAGCCACGTATCAACAAAGTCCTGAACGTGAAATTGGTAAGTTTCCCATCACGTTGACACAAGAAGGACTAACTCATCCTTTATTCGCTCACTTTGATAAGGAACTCAAGGTTGGTCATTGGCACAACGACATGCCAGGGCTCACGCCTGTCGCTAAAGTTATCGCTTACAGTCAGGGCTGCCCAAGACAGATCGTCGCCTACAGTGATTTAGTGTTTGGTTTTCAATGCCATATGGAGTTAACCAAAGCTCTAGTTACAGATCTCATCGACAATGATGACCTGAGCAACTCCAAAGAGCACCGTTTTGTAGAAGATGCAGAAGTTCTATTAAACCATGACTATGATGAGATGAACCAAAAACTGATGACCTTTCTAGATAAGCTAACAGATTACTATCAGCTAAACCCACCGAGCGTTCAACTTTAG
- a CDS encoding DUF1826 domain-containing protein has product MNAVLTKPLATNNNQPLNISSAVSIKDQESHKPCFSVSEQPTVLADIYQNDINITIWQRTLDADLTGAIGEFIASNPKFSKSISLSPNNAYEKLEFATDGTASKALLENMSELVDMFCCLFDLEEVGLRLAVLNKAMCPRFHVDQVPCRLVTTYHGVATQWLPNYVVDRSKLGRGSCGQPDSASGLYAHEPDIQQMANGDVALLKGESWSGNENGGLVHRSPVTSSDETRLLLTLDFG; this is encoded by the coding sequence ATGAATGCCGTGTTAACGAAGCCTTTGGCGACCAATAATAATCAGCCACTTAACATTAGTTCCGCCGTGAGTATCAAGGACCAGGAGAGTCACAAGCCATGCTTTAGTGTTTCTGAGCAGCCAACGGTACTGGCAGATATCTATCAAAACGATATTAATATTACGATTTGGCAGCGTACACTTGATGCTGACTTAACAGGTGCCATCGGTGAGTTTATCGCGTCTAACCCAAAATTTAGTAAGTCTATTAGCCTTTCACCCAACAACGCTTATGAGAAATTGGAATTCGCGACCGACGGAACGGCTTCTAAAGCGCTGTTAGAAAACATGTCGGAGTTGGTGGATATGTTCTGTTGTTTGTTCGATCTTGAAGAAGTAGGGCTGCGTCTAGCGGTTCTGAATAAAGCGATGTGCCCCCGTTTCCATGTTGACCAAGTACCTTGCCGCTTAGTGACTACCTATCATGGTGTCGCGACTCAATGGTTGCCAAATTACGTGGTCGATCGTTCGAAGCTTGGTCGTGGTAGCTGCGGACAGCCAGATTCGGCTTCAGGCCTATACGCTCATGAACCTGATATTCAGCAAATGGCGAATGGTGATGTGGCGTTATTGAAAGGAGAGAGTTGGAGTGGCAATGAAAATGGGGGCCTTGTGCATCGTTCTCCCGTTACTTCATCTGACGAGACTCGATTATTGCTGACGTTAGATTTCGGCTAG
- a CDS encoding helix-turn-helix transcriptional regulator has product MQANELIQQFPAKQFIAKKTQMPSGYIDDLHLHAWHQIVFPMKGLLQSNIGEKCAVVPHNAMLYIPANTIHKSVAVTDTHFLAIYLNPDKFVQFGIEPKSCLVSSFIKELILLLFDTKKQSQPESNITHLLMVLRDQVSVADSYEIPLLIPTDKRLLSIFTQLTEQPDLSFTLKEWAKKVGASERTLSRLCSKEFSMSFSLWRQNIRLVLSLKLLSTNKTIQDIAMELGYASDSTYIYAFKKVFNKTPSKYRSECLEFGLTSATPKPPF; this is encoded by the coding sequence ATGCAAGCCAATGAACTGATACAACAATTTCCGGCCAAACAATTCATAGCCAAAAAAACTCAGATGCCTTCCGGTTATATCGATGATCTCCATTTACATGCTTGGCATCAAATCGTTTTTCCAATGAAGGGGTTATTGCAATCCAATATTGGTGAAAAGTGCGCAGTAGTGCCTCATAATGCAATGTTGTACATACCGGCCAACACAATTCATAAATCTGTAGCGGTAACAGATACGCATTTTTTGGCAATCTATCTTAATCCGGATAAGTTTGTACAGTTTGGAATAGAGCCTAAATCATGCCTCGTAAGCTCATTCATAAAAGAGTTAATACTGTTGTTGTTCGACACAAAAAAACAATCACAACCAGAATCTAATATTACGCACCTTTTGATGGTGTTAAGGGATCAAGTTTCTGTAGCAGATAGCTACGAAATACCATTGTTGATCCCTACTGATAAAAGGCTTCTCTCTATTTTTACTCAGTTAACAGAACAACCTGACCTGTCATTTACACTAAAAGAGTGGGCTAAAAAGGTAGGGGCATCAGAGCGAACATTATCTAGACTGTGCTCAAAAGAGTTCTCGATGTCGTTCTCATTGTGGCGTCAGAATATTAGGCTAGTGTTATCGTTGAAATTGTTAAGCACAAACAAAACTATTCAGGATATTGCTATGGAATTGGGCTACGCCTCTGATTCCACTTATATCTATGCTTTTAAAAAAGTATTCAATAAAACTCCAAGCAAATACCGAAGTGAATGTTTAGAGTTCGGACTAACATCTGCAACACCAAAGCCCCCCTTCTGA